One region of Mucilaginibacter gotjawali genomic DNA includes:
- a CDS encoding sensor histidine kinase, which produces MVIGKNVAVLEDRSKRIDINTVLKATGFVQSQTQVPNLQLSTSAFWLRFTIKNESPEKQLLLSLEYPTLDVCEFYFPVNGVYNAEKLSDNNSFYKRKYKHQDFIFDVKIPKDSTATFYLQVQSNEAMVLPLILGTPQKIAEKELTRDMLWGILVGILLVMILYNSFVFISTKDISYLYYVLYTLFIALTQTSLSGYTYRFLFPNHPVLFDMGIIIFNAVAGIAFSLFAQSFLEIKERMPIMGKAFKFLIVLYSLTIIVRLCGYALISYRMTDVGALLVTVIGFITLITLSIKGYRSAKFFLLAWAMFFTGIVLFALRNLGVLPYNNYTNYTMPVGIAFEVILLSLALADRLNIFKAEKEKSQEETLRVLQENEKIIREQNVVLELKVNERTVELSESNHELNKTLDDLKQAQGQLVEAEKMASLGQLTAGIAHEINNPINFVTSNINPLNRDIKMILEAFEVIENVGLSDASAAEKQKKIKAYKEELDFDYLAMEIKHLIKGINDGANRTAEIVKGLRIFSRLDEDDLKMADMNEGLDSTLIIINNQLQNKIKIVKQYAVLPLIECYPGKLNQVFLNIISNAIYAVQKKFGDNTGGEIVIATSYDESNVYIKIKDNGTGMDAQTQKKVFDPFFTTKDVGEGTGLGMSIAYNTIKKHNGQIMINSTLNEGTEFKLQLPITLA; this is translated from the coding sequence ATGGTTATTGGCAAAAATGTAGCTGTTCTTGAAGATCGCAGTAAACGAATTGATATTAACACGGTGCTTAAAGCTACCGGATTTGTGCAGTCGCAAACCCAGGTTCCAAACCTGCAACTCAGTACATCTGCCTTTTGGTTACGATTTACAATTAAGAATGAGAGTCCGGAAAAACAGCTGCTGCTTAGTCTTGAATACCCTACGCTGGACGTATGTGAGTTTTATTTTCCCGTCAACGGTGTATACAATGCAGAAAAATTAAGCGATAACAACTCTTTTTATAAAAGAAAATACAAGCACCAGGACTTTATTTTCGATGTTAAAATCCCTAAAGACAGTACAGCCACATTTTATCTCCAGGTGCAAAGTAATGAGGCAATGGTATTGCCGCTAATATTGGGTACGCCGCAAAAAATTGCCGAAAAAGAACTAACGCGGGATATGCTATGGGGTATTCTTGTGGGCATACTATTGGTGATGATACTATATAATTCTTTTGTATTTATCTCTACAAAGGATATCAGCTATTTATATTACGTGTTGTACACGTTATTTATAGCGCTTACCCAAACCTCATTGTCGGGGTATACCTATCGTTTTCTGTTTCCAAATCATCCTGTGTTGTTTGATATGGGTATAATCATATTCAATGCCGTGGCCGGAATCGCGTTTTCATTGTTTGCGCAATCCTTCCTGGAAATTAAAGAACGGATGCCAATAATGGGCAAAGCATTTAAGTTTCTTATCGTATTATATTCGCTGACGATTATTGTACGCCTTTGCGGATATGCGCTCATCAGTTACAGAATGACGGATGTTGGTGCATTACTGGTAACCGTTATCGGCTTTATCACTTTAATAACGCTATCAATAAAGGGTTACCGCTCGGCAAAGTTTTTTCTGCTGGCCTGGGCCATGTTCTTTACCGGGATAGTATTATTTGCATTACGTAATTTAGGTGTATTGCCTTATAATAATTACACCAATTATACCATGCCGGTGGGTATCGCTTTTGAAGTTATTTTGCTATCCCTCGCTCTTGCCGACAGACTTAATATTTTCAAGGCGGAGAAAGAAAAATCGCAGGAAGAAACCTTAAGGGTATTACAGGAAAACGAAAAGATTATACGCGAACAAAATGTTGTTTTGGAGTTAAAGGTTAATGAACGAACCGTTGAACTAAGCGAATCAAACCACGAACTGAATAAAACCCTCGACGATTTAAAGCAGGCCCAGGGCCAATTGGTAGAAGCTGAAAAAATGGCATCGCTGGGCCAGCTCACTGCAGGCATTGCGCACGAAATCAATAACCCGATAAACTTTGTAACATCGAATATCAACCCGTTAAACCGGGATATTAAAATGATCCTTGAGGCTTTTGAGGTGATAGAGAATGTGGGCCTGTCGGATGCTTCGGCTGCCGAAAAGCAAAAAAAGATAAAGGCCTATAAAGAAGAGCTGGATTTTGATTACCTGGCAATGGAGATTAAACATTTGATAAAAGGAATAAATGATGGCGCAAACCGCACGGCCGAAATAGTTAAAGGATTGAGAATATTTTCGCGTTTGGATGAAGACGACCTGAAGATGGCCGATATGAATGAGGGGCTGGATTCAACCCTCATCATCATAAACAACCAGCTGCAAAACAAAATAAAAATAGTAAAACAGTATGCCGTGTTACCGCTTATTGAGTGTTACCCCGGAAAACTAAACCAGGTATTTTTAAATATAATTTCAAACGCTATTTATGCGGTTCAGAAAAAATTTGGCGATAATACGGGTGGCGAGATCGTTATAGCAACAAGTTACGATGAAAGCAATGTATATATAAAGATAAAAGACAATGGTACGGGGATGGATGCCCAAACACAGAAAAAGGTATTTGAT
- a CDS encoding Rv1355c family protein, producing the protein MNNISRFREDFNNAKEVHEPIILRLSNPGDKQTFHELLEADRIKFVCDEIYGQLEELIKVQNPSVNLTQDQYPELIAKHLGGRDIQEYGVWVYYPWNQRLVHLLDEEEFIEVRTNRNRNKITKEEQEKLRTKKIGIVGLSVGQSIALTIVMERVCGELRLADFDTAELSNLNRIRTGVHNLGLKKTIIAAREIYEIDPFLKVKLFSGGLNDGNTDEFFLGGGKLDLFIEVCDGLNVKIKSRYKAREFQIPVVMDTNDRGMLDVERFDLEPLRPVLHGLADGLDPESIEHLTNEEKIPYILRIVGADTMSARLKASMLEIKKSINTWPQLASSVTLGGGVTTDVCRRILLDHFHDSGRYYVDPDEIIADKTQNAFT; encoded by the coding sequence ATGAACAATATATCCCGCTTCCGCGAAGATTTCAATAACGCTAAAGAAGTTCACGAACCCATTATCCTCCGGCTCTCCAATCCCGGGGATAAACAGACTTTCCATGAATTACTGGAAGCGGACAGGATTAAATTCGTGTGTGATGAAATATACGGTCAGCTGGAAGAACTGATTAAGGTGCAAAACCCTTCCGTAAATTTAACCCAGGACCAATATCCGGAACTCATCGCTAAGCATTTGGGCGGACGGGATATCCAGGAATATGGCGTATGGGTTTATTATCCCTGGAACCAAAGGTTAGTACACCTGCTGGATGAAGAAGAATTTATTGAGGTACGAACAAACAGAAACCGGAATAAAATAACTAAGGAGGAACAGGAAAAACTAAGGACGAAGAAAATTGGTATTGTGGGCCTATCAGTAGGGCAATCTATCGCATTAACCATTGTGATGGAGCGTGTTTGCGGAGAGCTGAGATTAGCTGATTTTGATACAGCTGAGTTAAGTAACTTAAACCGGATCCGGACAGGCGTGCATAACCTTGGGCTTAAAAAAACGATTATAGCGGCACGGGAAATATATGAGATTGATCCATTTTTAAAAGTTAAGCTATTTAGCGGCGGCCTGAATGATGGCAATACGGATGAGTTTTTTTTGGGCGGAGGCAAGTTAGATTTATTTATTGAAGTTTGTGATGGCTTGAACGTTAAAATAAAGAGCCGTTACAAGGCCCGCGAATTTCAAATACCTGTTGTAATGGATACCAACGACAGGGGCATGCTGGATGTGGAGCGGTTTGACCTTGAACCTTTAAGGCCTGTTTTACACGGGCTTGCAGATGGGCTTGATCCCGAAAGCATTGAGCACCTGACCAACGAAGAAAAAATTCCCTATATTCTAAGAATAGTGGGCGCAGATACTATGTCAGCAAGGCTAAAAGCATCAATGCTCGAAATAAAAAAATCTATTAATACCTGGCCGCAACTGGCCTCTTCCGTTACTTTAGGCGGGGGCGTTACAACAGATGTTTGCCGTCGTATTTTGCTGGATCATTTTCACGATTCCGGGCGATATTACGTTGATCCGGATGAAATTATTGCTGATAAAACGCAAAATGCATTTACCTGA
- a CDS encoding aminotransferase class III-fold pyridoxal phosphate-dependent enzyme, with protein MIDTEITAAQEIIRDNQDHTLFSWSKQKGIDPIAVKRAEGVYLYDYDGKRYIDFSSGLMNVNIGHGNQRITDAVVRQMQEVAYVTPSCVTKARGDLGKKLAEICPGDLNKAFFTLCGATSIENAIKLARLYTGRHKIISRYQSYHGSTYGVMSAGGDPRKIPADAQQAPNFVHIDIPYAYRWPYGKETLLSDSVAQLERLIAYEGPGNIAAMLFEGESGTSGCFKYPEGYMKAVREICDKNGILLIIDEVMSGFGRTGQWFGFQNHSIVPDMVAMAKGLTCGYLPFGCLMVTDKIAAKYDDAMLPLGLTYSAHPVCCAAALETLQIYEDDKLIENTIAMGKYVDEQVELLKQKHPSIGDWRNTGLLGCIELVKNRDTKEPMAPFNAKPDEMKVMNKVAAKIKELGMYTFVRWNFIFIAPPLCVTKEQIDEGLAIISEAIKIADESIGE; from the coding sequence ATGATAGACACCGAAATCACCGCAGCACAGGAAATTATCCGGGATAACCAGGATCATACCCTATTCTCCTGGAGTAAACAAAAAGGCATCGACCCGATTGCCGTTAAACGGGCGGAAGGCGTTTACCTGTACGATTATGACGGCAAGCGTTATATCGACTTTTCATCCGGACTGATGAACGTCAACATTGGCCATGGCAACCAGCGCATTACCGATGCGGTGGTAAGGCAAATGCAGGAAGTAGCCTACGTTACCCCCAGCTGCGTTACCAAAGCCCGTGGCGACCTGGGTAAAAAGCTGGCAGAGATCTGCCCCGGCGATCTTAACAAAGCATTTTTCACCCTCTGCGGTGCTACTTCTATCGAGAATGCTATTAAACTGGCCCGCTTGTATACCGGCAGGCACAAGATCATCAGCCGCTATCAATCCTATCATGGCTCAACCTATGGGGTAATGTCAGCCGGTGGCGACCCGCGCAAAATACCCGCGGATGCACAGCAGGCGCCTAATTTTGTACATATTGATATTCCCTACGCTTACCGCTGGCCTTATGGCAAAGAAACTTTGCTGAGCGACTCCGTTGCCCAGCTGGAAAGACTGATTGCTTATGAAGGTCCGGGTAATATTGCTGCGATGCTTTTTGAGGGCGAATCAGGCACCTCCGGCTGCTTTAAATATCCCGAGGGTTATATGAAAGCGGTTAGGGAGATCTGCGATAAAAACGGCATCCTGCTCATCATTGACGAAGTAATGAGCGGTTTTGGCCGTACGGGGCAATGGTTCGGCTTCCAGAACCATAGCATTGTGCCTGATATGGTGGCTATGGCCAAAGGCCTTACCTGCGGTTACCTGCCCTTTGGCTGTTTAATGGTGACGGATAAGATCGCTGCCAAATATGACGACGCCATGCTGCCGCTTGGCCTCACCTACTCGGCCCACCCGGTTTGCTGTGCCGCTGCTTTGGAAACTTTGCAGATCTACGAAGATGACAAGCTGATTGAAAACACCATCGCCATGGGTAAATATGTGGATGAACAAGTAGAACTGCTTAAACAAAAACACCCCTCCATAGGCGACTGGCGCAATACCGGCCTGCTGGGCTGTATCGAACTGGTGAAGAACCGCGATACCAAAGAGCCTATGGCTCCCTTCAACGCCAAACCTGATGAAATGAAAGTAATGAACAAGGTTGCCGCCAAAATAAAGGAACTGGGCATGTACACTTTTGTACGCTGGAACTTTATATTTATAGCACCGCCCCTATGCGTCACCAAAGAGCAGATTGATGAAGGCCTGGCCATCATCAGCGAAGCGATAAAGATTGCGGATGAGTCAATTGGTGAGTAG
- a CDS encoding CoA-acylating methylmalonate-semialdehyde dehydrogenase, translating into MKYEPIKNFINGEFITIESQRILDITSPVDGTLLTELPCSSAVDLDIAVLSAQKAFTTWSKTRIKERVQVFFRYKALLEKHLHELAAMGSEENGKTIVESIAEIEKCIELTEFACSLPQLITGEILEVSKGVECRTEKAPLGVVASIVPFNFPTMVPNWTIPNAIALGNCMIIKPSEKVPLSIGRIAQLLKEAGLPDGVFNIVHGDAEIVNAICDHPGIEAVSFVGSTKIAQHVYRRATQNLKRCLALGGAKNHLLVLPDATPDMTAQNVTASMSGCAGQRCMAASAMLGVGPVDHIIDKICIEARKLVAGDTLGAVINKASQERIERYITEAEAQGAKILVDGRNVKVPGKENGTYVGPTVIDYVTPDMAIAREEVFGPVISIIRTNTLDEALAIENANPYGNAASVFTQNGGAARYVIEKASAGMVGVNIGVPVPREPFSFGGWNESKFGVGDITGKSSIEFWTKLKKSTTKWNAEAGVNWMS; encoded by the coding sequence ATGAAATACGAGCCGATAAAAAATTTTATAAATGGTGAGTTTATTACCATTGAATCCCAGCGGATCCTGGATATTACCTCGCCTGTCGATGGCACCTTGCTGACCGAACTCCCCTGTTCATCAGCCGTGGACCTTGATATAGCCGTTCTATCCGCCCAAAAAGCTTTTACCACCTGGAGCAAAACGCGTATAAAAGAACGTGTACAGGTTTTTTTCCGGTACAAGGCTTTGCTGGAAAAGCATTTGCATGAATTGGCAGCCATGGGGAGTGAAGAAAATGGTAAAACGATCGTCGAGTCCATTGCAGAGATTGAGAAATGTATCGAACTGACTGAATTTGCCTGCTCACTGCCCCAGCTGATCACCGGCGAAATACTGGAAGTAAGCAAAGGCGTTGAATGCCGCACCGAAAAAGCGCCTTTGGGCGTGGTGGCCTCCATCGTTCCGTTTAATTTCCCCACAATGGTACCCAACTGGACCATCCCCAACGCTATCGCCCTGGGCAACTGCATGATCATTAAACCATCGGAAAAAGTGCCCCTGAGTATTGGCCGCATAGCCCAACTACTTAAAGAAGCCGGTTTGCCCGATGGTGTGTTTAATATAGTACATGGCGATGCCGAAATTGTAAACGCCATTTGCGACCACCCGGGCATTGAAGCCGTATCCTTTGTTGGGTCGACCAAAATAGCCCAGCATGTTTACCGCCGTGCTACGCAAAATTTAAAACGATGCCTGGCGCTTGGCGGTGCAAAAAACCATTTATTGGTGCTGCCCGATGCCACGCCCGATATGACCGCCCAAAACGTAACCGCTTCCATGAGCGGCTGTGCCGGGCAACGCTGCATGGCGGCTTCGGCTATGCTGGGTGTAGGCCCGGTTGATCATATTATAGATAAAATTTGTATTGAAGCCCGGAAACTGGTAGCAGGTGATACGCTGGGCGCCGTGATTAACAAAGCCTCGCAGGAGCGCATTGAAAGGTACATTACTGAAGCTGAAGCACAGGGGGCCAAAATACTGGTTGATGGCCGCAATGTAAAGGTACCCGGCAAGGAAAACGGCACCTATGTTGGCCCAACCGTTATCGATTATGTTACCCCTGATATGGCCATCGCCCGCGAAGAGGTATTTGGCCCGGTGATATCTATCATCCGCACCAATACGCTGGATGAGGCCCTGGCCATTGAAAATGCCAACCCTTACGGTAATGCGGCCAGCGTGTTCACCCAAAACGGTGGTGCGGCACGTTATGTAATAGAAAAAGCAAGCGCAGGCATGGTAGGCGTAAATATTGGCGTGCCGGTACCACGTGAACCATTTTCCTTTGGCGGATGGAACGAAAGCAAGTTTGGCGTAGGCGACATTACGGGCAAAAGCTCCATTGAGTTTTGGACCAAGCTAAAAAAGAGCACCACCAAGTGGAACGCAGAGGCAGGGGTTAACTGGATGAGTTGA
- a CDS encoding Lrp/AsnC family transcriptional regulator, translating to MEKNSPTVNAGNSLDEIDFAIISFMQNDGRTSFTVIAEKLNVSIGTIRTRFNRLLEENVITIIGRVDPGKVGFRSYAHVAVYVRPAHLKEQVAQTIALMPEVSFLAGTFGEYDLEVDVMCRDNDHLVDFVNKISTIEGVFQTKTTIYFKVYKYAQPDLALLETK from the coding sequence ATGGAAAAGAATAGCCCAACGGTTAATGCCGGCAATTCGTTAGACGAGATAGATTTTGCCATCATCAGTTTTATGCAGAACGACGGCAGGACCTCCTTTACTGTGATTGCAGAAAAACTGAATGTATCTATCGGTACTATCCGTACCCGGTTTAACCGCCTGCTGGAGGAAAATGTGATCACCATTATCGGCAGGGTTGATCCCGGTAAGGTTGGTTTCCGCTCCTATGCGCATGTTGCCGTGTACGTAAGGCCGGCTCATTTAAAAGAGCAGGTGGCACAAACCATTGCCCTGATGCCAGAAGTGAGTTTCCTTGCCGGAACCTTTGGCGAATACGACCTTGAGGTGGATGTGATGTGCCGCGATAACGATCACCTGGTTGATTTTGTAAATAAGATCTCGACCATTGAAGGTGTTTTTCAAACCAAAACCACTATTTATTTTAAAGTGTACAAATACGCTCAACCCGACCTGGCTTTGCTTGAAACCAAATAA
- a CDS encoding HAMP domain-containing protein: MKIRKKLFVGFGILFVVVMFFGAASIYYIEKISETAKVTLKNNYNTLTFTRDMRSVLDENDLPLSAKASDAFNSALKKQENNITENGENEATAGVRRDFDQLINPSGSLAQKQALVRHVRLLLKTIDGLNMKAITDKNNATHETVNNATVYLGAGGFITFLIIFVLISNFPGFIVNPLHQLADGFMEVSHENYETRLDLQTSEEFAELSNAFNAMAERLGKNENINLTKRLSAESQVKIMAEAMPDAVIAVNEKQEVLFINMVGRKMLKIGEKPVAGQTLHAVIKHKDLLKSIAGKNNDKNAVAIDINSDQFELHSFEIVVPNLKPDPIGTLQFSGFPAGMIYILKNSSEKEKVKSV; encoded by the coding sequence ATGAAGATCAGGAAAAAACTGTTTGTTGGCTTTGGGATACTATTTGTAGTGGTGATGTTTTTTGGAGCCGCCTCTATCTATTATATTGAGAAGATCTCTGAAACCGCAAAAGTAACACTGAAGAACAATTATAATACCCTCACTTTTACCAGGGATATGCGCTCGGTGCTTGATGAAAATGACCTGCCCTTATCGGCAAAAGCCTCCGATGCCTTTAACAGCGCACTAAAAAAACAGGAAAACAACATTACCGAAAATGGCGAAAATGAAGCAACAGCCGGCGTACGGAGAGACTTTGACCAGTTGATCAATCCATCCGGAAGCCTGGCGCAAAAGCAGGCATTGGTGAGACATGTGCGATTGTTATTAAAAACTATTGACGGCCTTAATATGAAGGCAATTACAGATAAAAACAACGCCACGCACGAAACGGTAAATAACGCCACCGTTTACCTTGGGGCGGGCGGCTTTATTACCTTCCTGATCATCTTTGTTTTGATATCTAATTTCCCCGGCTTTATTGTTAACCCGCTTCACCAGCTTGCGGATGGATTTATGGAAGTGAGCCATGAAAACTATGAAACCAGGCTTGATCTGCAAACCAGCGAGGAGTTTGCCGAGTTATCAAATGCATTTAACGCTATGGCCGAGCGGTTGGGTAAAAATGAAAATATCAACCTAACAAAAAGGCTCTCGGCCGAAAGCCAGGTTAAAATTATGGCAGAAGCTATGCCCGACGCTGTGATTGCTGTAAATGAGAAGCAGGAAGTATTATTTATTAACATGGTTGGGCGCAAAATGCTGAAAATTGGTGAAAAACCGGTAGCGGGGCAAACCCTGCATGCTGTCATAAAACACAAGGATTTGCTGAAATCAATCGCTGGAAAGAATAATGATAAAAATGCTGTGGCAATTGATATTAATTCAGATCAGTTTGAACTGCATAGTTTTGAAATTGTAGTGCCGAATTTAAAGCCCGACCCCATAGGTACGCTCCAGTTTTCGGGATTTCCCGCCGGAATGATCTACATATTAAAAAATAGCAGCGAAAAGGAAAAGGTTAAAAGTGTTTAA
- a CDS encoding type III polyketide synthase yields MPFIAAVSKIDLPFKIKQTEAKKHALEMFSANFPEANRLIFAFDNTEIIDRNLSGPLDYYTQPNTFEERNNTYIRLSLEWSVKAIEDCIKKADIDKEDITDILFVSTTGLATPSMDAQIINKMRLNQHINRIPVWGLGCGGGVSGMAKANTLAKANPDAVVLLVAVELCSLTLIKSDYSKSNFIGSSLFSDGIAACIIKGNNHQNTTGVNYVAASSKLYYDSLEVMGWDFQDTGFKVLFSKDIPAFITQYINTDIVNFLEKQGLKLSDIKNFIFHPGGKKVLDAYQNALGVEGGFLGNTRKVMNDYGNMSSATVLYVLEKFMTDGFEPGYGLMLAMGPGFSSEMVLLKSESPESQ; encoded by the coding sequence ATGCCATTTATAGCTGCAGTATCAAAAATAGACCTTCCCTTTAAAATTAAACAAACAGAAGCCAAAAAACATGCCCTGGAGATGTTTTCGGCCAATTTCCCGGAAGCCAACCGGCTCATTTTTGCCTTTGATAACACCGAAATTATCGACCGGAATTTATCCGGGCCACTTGATTACTATACACAACCCAATACTTTTGAAGAACGGAACAATACATATATCCGGTTGTCACTTGAATGGTCAGTTAAGGCAATTGAGGATTGTATAAAAAAAGCTGACATCGATAAAGAGGATATTACCGATATTTTATTCGTTTCAACTACCGGGCTGGCAACGCCCAGCATGGATGCACAAATCATTAATAAAATGAGGCTGAACCAGCACATTAACCGCATCCCGGTATGGGGCCTGGGTTGTGGCGGCGGAGTTTCAGGTATGGCCAAAGCAAACACGCTGGCCAAAGCAAACCCTGATGCGGTGGTACTGCTGGTGGCAGTTGAATTGTGCTCTTTAACACTCATTAAAAGTGATTACAGTAAAAGTAATTTTATTGGCTCCAGCCTGTTTTCCGACGGGATCGCTGCGTGCATCATTAAAGGCAATAACCACCAAAATACCACGGGCGTAAATTATGTGGCTGCAAGCAGTAAATTGTATTACGATTCGCTGGAGGTGATGGGCTGGGATTTTCAGGACACGGGTTTTAAAGTGTTGTTTTCAAAGGACATACCGGCCTTTATTACGCAGTATATTAACACAGATATTGTTAATTTTTTAGAAAAACAAGGCCTTAAATTGAGCGATATCAAAAACTTTATTTTTCACCCGGGTGGAAAGAAAGTACTGGATGCTTACCAGAATGCTTTAGGTGTTGAGGGCGGTTTTTTAGGAAATACCCGAAAGGTGATGAACGATTACGGCAATATGAGCAGCGCGACGGTTTTGTATGTGCTGGAAAAGTTTATGACCGACGGCTTTGAACCCGGCTATGGATTAATGCTGGCCATGGGGCCGGGTTTTTCAAGCGAGATGGTTTTATTGAAGTCCGAAAGTCCGGAAAGTCAGTAA
- a CDS encoding isoprenylcysteine carboxyl methyltransferase family protein: MYFTIFIILFIIQRLSELFIARRNEKWLLSQGAIEYGQSHYPFMIALHTLFIVSIIAEYILKGQPPISWVFLVLFIAVLSFKYWALSSLGKYWNTKIYRIPGVYPVKKGPYRFLKHPNYMEVVCEIAIIPLVFHLYDTAIIFTLLNAVMLWVRVGVENKVWAE, from the coding sequence ATGTACTTTACAATCTTCATCATCCTCTTCATCATCCAACGCCTTTCCGAGCTATTCATCGCGCGGCGAAATGAAAAATGGCTCCTGTCACAGGGCGCCATTGAATACGGGCAAAGCCATTATCCGTTTATGATCGCGCTGCATACGTTGTTTATTGTCTCGATCATCGCGGAATACATTTTAAAAGGGCAGCCTCCCATTTCGTGGGTCTTCCTGGTGCTGTTTATTGCTGTGCTATCGTTCAAATACTGGGCGCTATCATCTTTAGGCAAATACTGGAACACCAAAATATACCGCATCCCCGGTGTTTACCCGGTAAAAAAAGGCCCTTATAGATTTTTAAAACACCCCAATTATATGGAGGTGGTTTGCGAGATCGCCATCATACCCCTGGTTTTTCATTTGTACGATACGGCCATCATTTTTACGCTATTAAACGCTGTGATGCTTTGGGTGAGGGTAGGAGTGGAGAATAAGGTTTGGGCGGAGTAA
- a CDS encoding ATP-dependent Clp protease proteolytic subunit: MNYKNEFRSYAVSHLRIDATLVDNYTSQTGKNAFRMGMTPYIIEERQLNISQLDVFSRLMMDRIIFLGTAIDDNVANIIQAQLLFLQSADPKRDIQIYINSPGGSVYAGFGIYDTMQLITPDVATICTGMAASFASIILCAGAEGKRACLNHSRVMLHQPLGGVQGPASDIEITAREILKVKKELYEIYVKHCHQEYQRVHDVCDRDFWMKSAEAKEFGIIDEILGS, translated from the coding sequence ATGAATTACAAAAATGAATTTCGCAGCTATGCTGTGAGCCACCTTCGTATTGACGCTACTTTGGTAGACAACTATACCTCACAAACAGGCAAAAACGCCTTCAGGATGGGGATGACGCCCTATATTATCGAGGAACGCCAACTAAACATATCCCAACTGGACGTATTTTCGAGGCTGATGATGGACAGGATCATCTTCCTCGGGACCGCCATTGACGATAATGTAGCCAATATCATCCAGGCCCAGTTGCTTTTCCTGCAATCCGCCGATCCGAAGCGCGATATCCAAATTTACATTAACTCACCCGGAGGATCGGTATATGCTGGCTTCGGGATCTACGATACCATGCAGCTGATCACACCGGATGTTGCTACTATTTGCACAGGTATGGCCGCTTCATTTGCTTCCATCATCTTGTGTGCCGGCGCCGAAGGTAAACGCGCCTGCCTCAATCATTCAAGGGTAATGCTGCACCAGCCATTAGGCGGTGTACAGGGCCCGGCATCGGATATTGAAATTACCGCCAGGGAAATACTTAAAGTAAAAAAGGAACTTTACGAAATTTATGTAAAACACTGCCACCAGGAATACCAAAGGGTTCATGATGTATGCGACCGCGATTTTTGGATGAAATCAGCAGAGGCAAAGGAATTTGGGATAATTGATGAGATTTTGGGGAGTTAG
- a CDS encoding RNA polymerase sigma factor, with protein sequence MAQQGNFGSTYADREMAFMSLYKRAFPTVAKYVSKMGGTFDEAKDIFQDALVIYYEKTAIGAIELHSSEQAYIWGISKHLWAKKFRENINQTTLDDSEMDFMEEDELQPAANKLMHYLETAGQKCMEILKAFYYDNLPVTKITELFGYSGVRSATVQKYKCMEKVRETIKERSLAYEDFVE encoded by the coding sequence ATGGCACAGCAAGGAAATTTTGGAAGTACATATGCAGACAGGGAAATGGCCTTTATGTCCCTTTATAAAAGAGCATTCCCCACGGTGGCGAAATATGTAAGCAAAATGGGGGGCACTTTTGATGAGGCGAAGGATATCTTCCAGGATGCGCTGGTTATTTATTATGAGAAAACGGCAATCGGAGCGATTGAACTTCACTCAAGCGAGCAGGCATATATTTGGGGGATCAGCAAACATCTATGGGCCAAAAAGTTCAGGGAAAACATCAATCAGACTACGCTTGATGATAGTGAAATGGATTTTATGGAGGAGGATGAGTTGCAACCCGCTGCAAACAAATTGATGCATTACCTTGAAACTGCCGGGCAAAAATGCATGGAGATTTTAAAGGCGTTTTACTACGATAATCTGCCTGTAACTAAGATCACTGAACTGTTTGGCTATTCGGGGGTTCGGTCAGCGACGGTGCAGAAATACAAATGCATGGAAAAAGTCAGAGAAACCATTAAAGAAAGATCATTGGCTTATGAGGACTTCGTTGAATGA